A window of Sodalis praecaptivus genomic DNA:
ACAAGTTCGTCAAATTTTTTTGTATCGGGCGGTTCAAAAACGCGGTAAGGGGCGTGATAGCCTCTTCTTGTCCTTCATTAATCCGCACCGAAGGCGTCCTGACATCTGCTGCCCTTGAAGATGTGCTCGACGCGCCCTCGCCGCCGGCCACGTTTCGGGCATTTTCGGATGCGCTCGAAGACGCCATCCTATTGGCGCTATTCGCAACGCTGGTAATTTTTTCGGTCAGTGGCGACTTCGTCGGATTCGCATCGAACGAAGAAGGGATGTGAATAGCAAAGCTATTTTTCCCGCTAGCAATATTGCAAGATCCAGGCATTAAGTATTCCTCTCCGGATATTATCGTTTAAGGCCGTCTAACCGGCCGCCGCGTTTATTCTCTAGCCGGTTGAAAGCCTGTTAGAGCGATAAAACTGCCCACCCTACAGCGACGGATGAGTTTATAAAGAGTGTAAATTTATTTCATAGAATAAATAATTACGTATTATTTTTGTAAAGTAGCCGCCCCTGGGATAGTGGATGTTCACATTGTCGGTGATATCACCTTCCTGTTTATAAAAGAAGGAGATGTTGGCCCCCGGTTATAGTGCGCATTGCACCCACCACTCGCCGTAGGGCTTTCGGTGCGAAAACGCGTCGCACCGAGTTATCAAACCGTTTTCCTGCGCCTTTATCCACAATGTGCAAGGGCGGTGTCCTTTATTAAACCCGCCTTAACGCTAGCCGCGCATATTACCGGCAATAACGCTGTTGGTATCTTGAGTACGGGAAATAACGCTCTGCAGCAGCTGCAGAAGCTTATCCCGGTTGGATACGTTGGTATCGCTGGTTTTGTTCGCTGCGGCGCTAAGGGTGCTGGCAAGTTCTTTACTGGCGTCCAGCTTTTTGGAATCCGCTTCATCCGATGCGGCGGCGACGTTGAAAGCACCGGTGGCGATTTCACCCATACCGCGCCCTATAGCCAATGTCACATCCGCCTTGGCAACGGCAATGCTAGTGTCACGGCGGACCTGCTCATGTTTCATGTCGTAGTCCATGATTTTGGCTCGCTGCTGGGGATGATTTGCACGCATCGTGGCACCCGTATCAGCGGTAAAATCCGACCCCTTCGCCACCAGCCGGCTTTGCGAGCTCAGGATGCTGTTTTCAGATTCGCTCAGCTTCTGTTGCATTTTGTTTTTAGGGATTAAATTATCCTTAACCGACGCGCTCTCTTTATTGAGGGCGGTCACTTTCTGCTTGGTCGCGGACCAGGCTGAAGTCACCTGTACCCCTGCCGATGCTATCGCGCCCGCCAGTCGAACGCCCGCGGCATCCACGAGTTTCTTAGCCGACTGATTAGCAGCTTTAGCCATCAGCTCACCAAAATGCGCCGAAAGCTTATTGTTCTCATTACACATCTCTGTGGTAAGCGAGATGACCTTGAGCAATGCCTCAAAAGAGAGATCTGAGCCCAGCAACACCGACGCGCCTGATTTGCGCTCGGTAGCGAGCGTATCTGCCACCTGATTCAGGCCTTCTGAGTATTTTTGGACAACAGCAAGCTGCTCTTCGGCTAACTGACTTTGCCCATCCACCCCTTTTGCTAGTTCCCGTACGGTCGTTTCCATTCCTTTGGCGTAGGTGCGCGCTTGTGCAAGCATGCCATCAACGGATTGGCTTACCACCGCAGCCAAGGCTTCGGGTGTTTCGGACACATTAACAGCGTTAGCTAAGGTGTTGGCTACCGTTTCCAGGTCATCGGCAAAGGACGATTCCAACTTCGCCCGGTTTTCAGCATAATTGTTTATCGCCACTTTTTGGTTGGCAGAAAACTCGCTCTGTACCACCCCCAAGTCTTCAGCAGCATGTCGCGCCACCGCCTCCACCGTATAACTGGCCATATCATATTCTTTGGCGCTGTAATGCGTAGTCACGGTACTTGCCAACTCTTTTAACGCTGTCGGGTCGTTGCTCTTCTTGGCATTGGGAGCTGCTAATAACCCCACGGCGGACGAGACGAATTGGGCACCCGCTTGCGTAACCGCTTCAACATCGGATTTGTTGGGAGCCCTGACTTCACGTTGATTCAATCTGGCTGCATTGGCACTCTCATCTGCAGAGGTATTACCAATAATGTGCGATTTCTGATACTGCTGTGGCTGCGTGATCGCGGCGTTGCTAGCTAATATTTCTGCCATAAAGGCTCCTTATTCCTATCTTTTACAAATGGTTCGTGGCGTCGACCGGTCAAAAAAACAGCCGGAATGCGACATGAGTGCGCCTATTCATGCAGGGCGCATCGCAATCTGTTGCGTAATAAATCGCTTGGTTTGCTGGTCCTGCAATCCCACTTGGCTCATTTGATTCAAAATTTCATTCATGGTGGCTAAGTTGTGGGTAAAGACATTTACCGCCTCATCCATCATTTTCTTCAACAGCTCCTGTGTCGCCATGGCCTGCAGCAAATCGGCCTTATCTTCTGCTGCGCTGGCCTGCAATGCCGCCACGGCGATATTTCCGCCGGCTTGCGCCGTTGTATTTACCGCATTGGCGATGGTGGCGCCCTTCTGCACCATGGCCGCATTGCCTTCGTTTATCGGGGAAAATTTCGCCATGCTACTGCCGGCTCTTTTCGCGAAGTTGGTTACCGTATTGAGTCCGAGTTTTTTTCCTAGCGTCTCCGCCGCTTTTTTACCCATGTTTTGGAGCATTCTTTTCGCAAATGCCATGCCGGTCTTGACAATCAGGGTACTGCCGATTTTTTGCGCCACTGATTTGACAAGACTTCCCGCCACCATAACGGCGGCTATCATCAGCACCGCGGCTTGGATTGCCCCCATTATCTGAGCGATGGTATCGGCTAAACCCTTCTCCATGCCTAAACCTTCGAGGATTTTGCTGAAGAGATTGGTGAAGAATTGCATCAACGGCTGAATAATCGCTTTCATCAGCGGATCTAATATCGCCCCCATGGCTTCTTGCATGAAGGAGCGCCCGGTAATAGCCTGGCCGATTTCATCGCCTATCGCCAACGCCAGGCCGACACCCGCCAGCGCCAGCGAGGCGCCGCCGGTGAACGCGGCCGCCGCAACGCTCACCACCGTGATAATCCAGCCAATAATTTTACCGATGCAACCCATGGTTTTTTGCATCTCTTCGGCTTTAGCCTGTTTGGCGGCGAATTCTTTGGCATTCTCCTGCGCCTCTTTAATGGAGGCGGCACTCAATTTTTTGTTCAGTTCTGCGCTGGCTTCTAATTTTTCGCTGGCGCTTTTGCCGATTAACTTATTTATAACCGCCAAGAGATAGGTCAGGCTTTTGCCTTCATTCTCTTTTTGCTGTTTACGTTCCAGCGCGCCCTGCTGCTGCGGCGTTAGCGCATTAATAAAGCCACCGACTTTTGCACGCACGGCATCCAGATTTGAACGGCTGCTATTCGCCGCGGTGATAGCCGGATTAAGAGTGTTAGTAACAAATTTGTCGCTTTCGTTTTTCGTACGACTTGCTTCAGCGTCAGCCTTTTCACATAGGGCGGTAGCGGCATCAATTTTTTTCTGCAATTCGGGAGAAACGCTGCCGTTGGCGGCGGTCTCTTTGGCCGCCTGCGCCTGCAGCTCTTTCAAACTTTTCAGCGCATCGCTTGCCGCTTGTTTGGCTTGCGCCGCCGCAGATTGCAGTTGGTCCGCCTGCTGTTGGGCCGCGGTGAGATTATCCTCGCACTCGGCCCACTTGGACGCCGCGAGTTCAAGTTCAGCCGACATCGCCGCCGCTGCCGTCTGCGTTCCTTTACTTTGCGCGAGGTAGGCCGCCAAGTTATTCGATAGCTGCTGTATCGATTTGTTACCGGTCAGTTTGATGATGGTGCCCATAATATAGGTCAAACTGGCCATGCCGCTTAAGGCACTCCCCTTTCCCGCCTCCGCGCTTTCGTTTGGCTGGGCGCCGGCCGTCGAGGCGGCCGCGGCGCTTAACGGGACCGGTGTCGCCAGCCGCGGGGAATCGCCGACATTGGCCAACAGCCCCAAAGGCTGCTTATTGACCAGTTCCCGTTGCGTTTCCTGTATTACTTTTTGCAGTTGTTCGGCGGTTAAACTCTGCTGCAGCGTTTGGACTTTGTTCTTGAGCCGGTGTTGCCCATAGCGCTCGTCGCCAAATCGCCTCGCGGCTTCTTGTTCCCGCTTAGTAACCGCATTACTCGCCTCTTCATGTCCAAATATTTCATTCAAATATGGCAATGAGAGACCGTTAACTGCACTAGTCATGGTCACTTTTCTCCTTATTCTCTCCTGTGGCGTCCGCTTCGTTTTTCTCCAAATCGGCTAATGCCACAAGATAAGCCTGGGCCTTTTGCATGAGGTTTTCATCCTGTGATTTTTCTAATACAATTTCAAAACAACGTTTAGCCATTTCTCCTTTTCGCAACATAAGATTGCATTGGCCCGCATATAACATAGGGCGATAGTCGTTTTCCGATAATGAATACGTCAAGGCATAAAGCTCAATAGCCTTTTCATAGGATTTCTTTAATTGATGTACTGCCGCCAGCCCCATGATATATTCGGGGTTATAAAAATCATAAACGCACAGGAAGCGAAACAATGACTCCGCATCATCCAGGCGCCCCTGCTGATAAAAATCGTAGGCATACAGATAGACGTCCTGCATCGTTGATTCAGGTATCTGATGTATATCTTTCAACGTGGCACCATCTTGTATCGCCTCCATGAAATTTTCGGTATATTGCTGCTCCAGCTTGCCCTGCTGATGTGAGGCATTGTTTTTAGCGTGTTTAGTTTTCGTCTTCATTATCGAATCAACCTTAAATGGAATGAGATGTGACTTTGAGTTACTGCTCGCGATCCCGTCCTCCTGGGGTCGATGCACGCCGTCCCTTACTCATTTCTTGTAAGGAAAAGTAACATCCACCAGGGGGAATGAATATCAAAAAACAGGATCACGAGGGGTAACAATTACCTTTCTTTTTGCGAGTTAGGTTAACTTTTTTCCTCAGATGGCGGCTCGGATGGAACAATTTGCTCTTCACTGATCTGCCCCGCGCTTTCTACCTGCTTCAGCCAAATGAGAATACGCATTATTTCTATTAAATCGTTATCATTCAGAGAGATAAAGCTATGTACGCTGTAGTTTTTATATAATCTTCGCGCCAAAGGGATACTGCGCACGACCGGCACCCCTACCTTCTCGGCATAGGCTATGATCGCCCGCGCTTTCATATTGCTGGCACGTAAAGTGATGAACGGCAGCATCGCGACATCTGGGTTAAAAAATATACCCATTGCGATGTGGGTTGGGTTAGCCAGTATCATCTCTGAGGAACGAATTGCCGCCTGCTCCGAGCCGCTCAGCAATTCAAAATGCGCATTGCGCCGCGCGGACTTTATTTCTGGGTTACCTTCATTTTCTTTATGCTCTTGCTTAACCTCATGCTTCTCCATTTTCATATCTTTAAATTGGAGAAAATATTCACACAAGCCGTCAAGCACCAGAACAATAAGCGATACACCCACATAAATAAACACGAGTTTTACCGCCAGATCTGACCACACCCGGATGACCTGCCAGATATTCCCCTGATAAGTCGATAGCAACTTGCTAAGATAATGTGATTGAAAATAATTGACGCTGACTGCAAACACGCCAACATAGCAAAATGTTTTCACCAGTTCTTTCAGTGTCCGCATATTGAATATCCGCTTAAGTCCTTTCATCGGATTAAGCGCATCAAAATTCAACTTTATTGCTTTAGTGGCGAGCACCATCCGAGTTTGAAGCAATGTCGAGAAGGTACCGGCTATAAAACAAACCATTACCATCGGCAGCGTTAATTCCATAAACAACATGGCCAAACTAATGAGGTAAGCTTGGTAACTCAGGCTTTTGCCGTTGAGAATCACATTATTATAAAACGCGATAAAGGGTTCAAAGGACATACCGTAGCCTAAATAGGCAATCCCACTTACCAACACGACAGTGGTGGTAACATCTTTAACTTTGAACGATTGGCCT
This region includes:
- the sctE gene encoding type III secretion system translocon subunit SctE — protein: MTSAVNGLSLPYLNEIFGHEEASNAVTKREQEAARRFGDERYGQHRLKNKVQTLQQSLTAEQLQKVIQETQRELVNKQPLGLLANVGDSPRLATPVPLSAAAASTAGAQPNESAEAGKGSALSGMASLTYIMGTIIKLTGNKSIQQLSNNLAAYLAQSKGTQTAAAAMSAELELAASKWAECEDNLTAAQQQADQLQSAAAQAKQAASDALKSLKELQAQAAKETAANGSVSPELQKKIDAATALCEKADAEASRTKNESDKFVTNTLNPAITAANSSRSNLDAVRAKVGGFINALTPQQQGALERKQQKENEGKSLTYLLAVINKLIGKSASEKLEASAELNKKLSAASIKEAQENAKEFAAKQAKAEEMQKTMGCIGKIIGWIITVVSVAAAAFTGGASLALAGVGLALAIGDEIGQAITGRSFMQEAMGAILDPLMKAIIQPLMQFFTNLFSKILEGLGMEKGLADTIAQIMGAIQAAVLMIAAVMVAGSLVKSVAQKIGSTLIVKTGMAFAKRMLQNMGKKAAETLGKKLGLNTVTNFAKRAGSSMAKFSPINEGNAAMVQKGATIANAVNTTAQAGGNIAVAALQASAAEDKADLLQAMATQELLKKMMDEAVNVFTHNLATMNEILNQMSQVGLQDQQTKRFITQQIAMRPA
- the sicA gene encoding type III secretion system translocator chaperone SicA; the protein is MKTKTKHAKNNASHQQGKLEQQYTENFMEAIQDGATLKDIHQIPESTMQDVYLYAYDFYQQGRLDDAESLFRFLCVYDFYNPEYIMGLAAVHQLKKSYEKAIELYALTYSLSENDYRPMLYAGQCNLMLRKGEMAKRCFEIVLEKSQDENLMQKAQAYLVALADLEKNEADATGENKEKSDHD
- a CDS encoding EscU/YscU/HrcU family type III secretion system export apparatus switch protein; translation: MAEKTEKPTEKRRRESAQKGQSFKVKDVTTTVVLVSGIAYLGYGMSFEPFIAFYNNVILNGKSLSYQAYLISLAMLFMELTLPMVMVCFIAGTFSTLLQTRMVLATKAIKLNFDALNPMKGLKRIFNMRTLKELVKTFCYVGVFAVSVNYFQSHYLSKLLSTYQGNIWQVIRVWSDLAVKLVFIYVGVSLIVLVLDGLCEYFLQFKDMKMEKHEVKQEHKENEGNPEIKSARRNAHFELLSGSEQAAIRSSEMILANPTHIAMGIFFNPDVAMLPFITLRASNMKARAIIAYAEKVGVPVVRSIPLARRLYKNYSVHSFISLNDNDLIEIMRILIWLKQVESAGQISEEQIVPSEPPSEEKS